The Clostridium sp. AWRP genome has a window encoding:
- the gdhA gene encoding NADP-specific glutamate dehydrogenase codes for MDGKEYVQKVLSTVQKRNSGEKEFLDAVKEVLASLVPVFDRRPDFIKAGLLERLTEPERAISFRVPWVDDNGEVQVNRGFRIQFNSAIGPYKGGLRFHPSVNQSIVKFLGFEQIFKNSLTGLPIGGAKGGSDFDPKGKSDNEVMKFCQAFMSELYKYIGSNRDVPAGDIGVGGREIGYLYGYYNKLKSVSEQGTLTGKGLAYGGSLARTEATGYGLVYFTEEMLKDHNLSLKDKKVVVSGSGNVAIYAIEKATELGAKVITCSDSNGYILDENGINLDVVKEIKEVRRGRIKEYLKSVPTAKYVPDFRGIWNVKCDVAFPCATQGEINEESAETLVKNGVIAVSEGANMPSTLDAINVFLSNKVLFGPSKAANAGGVACSAIEMSQNSIRYSWTFEEVNNKIKNIMINIYNNSKNAAKEYGNEGNMVVGANIAGFLKVAEAMMAQGII; via the coding sequence ATGGATGGCAAAGAGTATGTTCAAAAAGTTTTAAGTACTGTACAAAAAAGAAATTCAGGTGAAAAAGAATTTCTTGATGCAGTGAAAGAAGTTTTAGCTTCTTTAGTACCAGTATTTGATAGAAGACCTGATTTTATTAAAGCAGGATTACTTGAAAGATTAACTGAGCCAGAAAGAGCTATAAGTTTTAGAGTACCATGGGTTGATGATAATGGAGAGGTTCAAGTAAACAGAGGTTTTAGAATTCAATTTAATTCGGCTATAGGACCATATAAGGGTGGGTTAAGATTTCATCCATCTGTAAATCAAAGTATTGTAAAATTTTTAGGATTTGAGCAGATATTTAAGAATTCCTTAACAGGCTTACCTATTGGAGGAGCAAAAGGTGGTTCGGATTTTGATCCAAAAGGTAAATCTGATAACGAAGTTATGAAATTTTGCCAAGCCTTTATGTCCGAGCTATACAAATACATAGGTTCTAATAGAGATGTGCCTGCAGGAGATATAGGCGTTGGTGGAAGAGAAATAGGATATCTATATGGCTATTATAATAAACTTAAAAGTGTAAGTGAACAGGGCACTTTGACTGGCAAGGGACTGGCTTATGGAGGAAGTCTTGCCAGAACAGAAGCAACTGGATATGGATTAGTTTATTTTACTGAAGAAATGCTAAAAGATCATAATTTGAGTCTCAAGGATAAAAAAGTAGTAGTTTCAGGTTCGGGAAATGTGGCTATTTATGCTATTGAAAAAGCAACTGAGCTTGGAGCTAAAGTTATTACTTGTTCTGATTCTAATGGATATATTTTAGATGAAAATGGAATTAATTTAGATGTAGTAAAAGAAATTAAAGAAGTTAGAAGGGGAAGAATAAAAGAATATTTAAAGAGTGTGCCTACTGCTAAGTATGTACCAGATTTTAGAGGAATTTGGAATGTTAAGTGTGACGTAGCTTTTCCTTGTGCAACTCAAGGTGAAATAAATGAGGAATCTGCTGAGACTCTTGTAAAAAATGGTGTTATAGCTGTATCAGAAGGAGCAAATATGCCTTCAACTTTAGATGCAATAAATGTATTTTTGAGTAATAAGGTTCTCTTTGGACCTTCTAAGGCAGCCAATGCAGGAGGAGTTGCATGTTCTGCCATTGAAATGTCTCAAAATAGTATAAGATATTCATGGACATTTGAAGAGGTAAATAATAAGATCAAAAATATAATGATTAATATTTATAATAATTCTAAAAACGCAGCAAAAGAATATGGCAATGAAGGAAATATGGTTGTAGGAGCCAATATTGCTGGATTTTTAAAGGTTGCTGAGGCTATGATGGCCCAGGGTATAATTTAA
- a CDS encoding M28 family metallopeptidase translates to MKKFMFMLPLTIFCIICSLSFQYYYFVHPLNSSKVKNTISYLSSDNFKGRLTGTLENYETADFIKHYFKAENLSPYNKDYLQSFNVVYPEKIDADPYLIVKDRNGFIVKQYKYAADYKEDMLNFKNSSVSFKKDNVISLSKNSFQVHTSNQYFLFYTPKNDNLDFRSSFISNSRGSMYIMLKEQTAKGIKNYLNSGCEISCFIPFHNKLTSAYNVIGYIKGKNPALPPLVLSAHFDHLGSDLSGTVYSGALDNASGTSFLLGLIKYINSLGKPERNIVIAAFNAEEFGCLGSKNFAQQYKDTLRGGKVINFDMLGSDKNVPLSIMAGKWDSKNSPFVKEIAQLCNNGKIDFKYTFENSSDHQYFRAYNIDALTLSDADTSKIHTPMDKSQYINTKSIDRCFSVVSKEIDNYAFNYNPFILYSKHLLAISFCGILIMVSLYLIKS, encoded by the coding sequence ATGAAAAAATTTATGTTTATGCTGCCATTAACTATATTTTGTATTATTTGTTCATTGAGCTTTCAATACTACTATTTTGTGCATCCACTAAACTCTTCAAAAGTTAAAAATACTATTTCCTATCTATCTTCAGATAATTTTAAAGGAAGGCTTACTGGAACCTTGGAAAATTATGAAACAGCAGATTTTATAAAACATTATTTTAAAGCAGAAAATCTAAGTCCCTACAATAAGGATTACCTACAATCCTTTAATGTAGTTTACCCTGAAAAAATAGATGCTGATCCATATCTCATAGTAAAGGATAGAAATGGCTTTATAGTAAAACAGTATAAGTATGCTGCAGATTATAAGGAAGATATGCTAAACTTTAAAAATAGTAGTGTATCTTTTAAAAAAGATAATGTTATTTCACTATCAAAAAACAGCTTTCAAGTCCATACATCAAACCAATATTTTTTGTTTTATACTCCAAAAAATGATAACTTAGATTTTAGAAGTTCCTTTATTTCAAACTCTAGGGGAAGTATGTACATTATGCTAAAAGAACAAACTGCCAAAGGAATAAAAAATTATTTAAATTCAGGTTGTGAAATAAGCTGTTTCATACCTTTTCATAATAAATTAACTTCTGCTTACAACGTAATAGGATACATAAAAGGTAAAAATCCTGCTCTACCACCCCTTGTTCTATCTGCCCATTTTGATCACCTTGGTTCTGATCTTTCTGGTACAGTATATAGCGGCGCCCTAGATAATGCTTCTGGTACTTCTTTTTTACTGGGTCTTATAAAATATATAAATTCTCTTGGGAAACCCGAGAGAAATATAGTAATTGCAGCTTTTAATGCAGAAGAATTTGGCTGCCTAGGGTCAAAAAATTTCGCACAACAATATAAAGACACCCTAAGAGGAGGAAAAGTTATAAATTTTGACATGTTAGGCAGTGATAAAAACGTTCCTCTTTCCATAATGGCAGGAAAATGGGATTCAAAAAATTCACCTTTTGTAAAAGAAATAGCACAATTATGTAATAATGGCAAGATAGACTTTAAGTATACTTTTGAAAATTCCAGTGATCATCAATATTTTAGAGCTTATAACATAGACGCCCTAACTTTATCAGATGCAGACACATCAAAAATACACACACCTATGGACAAATCTCAATATATAAATACAAAATCCATAGATAGGTGCTTCAGTGTAGTCTCAAAAGAAATTGACAACTATGCTTTCAATTATAATCCTTTTATTTTATACTCTAAACATCTATTAGCCATATCGTTTTGTGGAATACTTATAATGGTTAGTTTATATTTGATTAAAAGTTGA
- a CDS encoding Tex family protein, with translation MNNIIDTLAEELSVNRKYINSVIELLDSGNTVPFIARYRKELTGSMSDVTLRKLAERLTYLRNLKSRKEDVIRIIEEQGKLTEELKNSIEHSSTLTEVEDIYRPYKPKKRTRATIAQEKGLKPISEAILDGNFQDDIEKYAEKFINEEKGVESSEDALAGAVDIISEVISDEAKYRKWIRKFVWENGIIETKGESKEPTPYEMYYDYREAVKSIPPHRILAINRGEKEKVLSVKISCDMENIEIYLKNQSLRGNNITDTYIEKSVEDSLKRLIYPSIEREIRSQLTDMGEEGAIKIFKANLKALLMQSPIKGKNVLGYDPGFRNGCKIAVLDDTGKLLDTAIVYATAPQNDVEGSIKKLKELVYKHDVNVISLGNGTASRESEELIGKLIKEVKEEKGKDLYYVIVSEAGASIYSASELAAKEYPDINVSLRGAISIGRRLQDPLAELVKIDPKSIGVGQYQHDVAPKKLDESLKGIVEDCVNSVGVDLNIATPSLLSYISGINTAIASNIVAYREENGKFKNRKELLKVKRLGAKAFEQCAGFLRVMESGEPLDNTSVHPESYDAAKGLLEIIGYSMEDLKNGELSGIDNRVDKIGIDVLSKKLNVGEPTLKDIIKEIKKPGRDPREELPKPILKTGIIDINQLKPGMVLTGTVRNVADFGAFVDIGVHQDGLVHISQLSDKFVKHPLDVVQVGDIVQVTVLEVDEKRKRISLSMK, from the coding sequence ATGAATAATATAATAGATACATTAGCTGAAGAGCTTAGTGTAAATAGAAAATATATAAATAGTGTAATCGAACTTTTAGATTCAGGTAATACAGTGCCTTTTATAGCCAGATATAGAAAAGAGCTTACAGGGAGTATGAGTGATGTAACTTTAAGAAAACTGGCAGAAAGGCTTACATATCTTAGAAATCTTAAATCTAGAAAAGAAGATGTAATAAGGATAATAGAAGAACAGGGAAAACTTACGGAAGAATTAAAGAATTCTATAGAACACAGCAGTACTTTAACAGAAGTAGAAGACATATATAGACCATATAAACCAAAGAAAAGAACCAGAGCAACTATTGCACAGGAAAAGGGGCTTAAGCCTATCTCAGAAGCTATTTTGGATGGGAATTTTCAAGATGATATAGAAAAGTATGCAGAAAAATTTATAAACGAAGAAAAGGGCGTTGAGTCTTCAGAAGATGCACTAGCAGGTGCAGTTGACATAATAAGTGAAGTTATTTCTGATGAAGCAAAGTATAGAAAATGGATAAGAAAATTTGTTTGGGAAAATGGAATAATTGAAACGAAGGGTGAAAGTAAAGAACCAACTCCTTATGAAATGTATTATGATTATAGAGAAGCAGTCAAGTCTATTCCACCTCATAGAATACTAGCTATAAATAGAGGGGAAAAGGAAAAAGTTTTATCTGTAAAGATAAGCTGTGATATGGAGAATATAGAAATTTACTTAAAGAATCAATCTCTTAGAGGAAATAATATAACAGATACTTATATAGAAAAAAGTGTAGAAGATTCGCTAAAGAGACTAATTTACCCATCTATTGAAAGAGAAATACGGTCACAACTTACAGATATGGGAGAAGAAGGCGCCATAAAAATATTTAAAGCTAATTTGAAGGCACTTTTGATGCAATCACCTATAAAGGGAAAAAATGTACTTGGCTATGACCCTGGTTTTAGAAATGGATGCAAAATTGCAGTATTGGATGATACAGGCAAATTGTTAGATACCGCAATAGTATATGCTACAGCACCTCAAAATGATGTAGAAGGCTCTATAAAGAAACTAAAAGAGCTAGTATATAAGCATGATGTAAATGTTATATCTCTTGGAAACGGAACTGCTAGTAGGGAATCTGAAGAACTGATTGGAAAACTTATAAAAGAAGTGAAGGAAGAGAAGGGAAAAGATCTGTACTATGTAATTGTATCTGAAGCAGGAGCTTCAATTTATTCTGCATCAGAACTTGCAGCAAAGGAATATCCAGATATAAATGTATCTTTGAGGGGAGCTATATCTATAGGCAGAAGGCTTCAAGATCCTTTAGCAGAACTTGTTAAAATAGACCCTAAATCCATAGGGGTAGGACAGTATCAACATGATGTTGCACCAAAGAAATTGGATGAATCTTTAAAGGGAATTGTAGAAGACTGTGTAAATAGTGTAGGGGTAGATCTAAATATAGCAACGCCCTCTCTTCTATCCTATATATCTGGAATAAATACTGCGATAGCATCAAACATTGTAGCTTATAGAGAAGAAAATGGAAAATTTAAAAATAGAAAAGAGCTTTTAAAGGTTAAAAGATTGGGAGCCAAAGCTTTTGAACAGTGTGCAGGATTTTTAAGGGTAATGGAAAGCGGTGAGCCCCTTGATAATACTTCTGTGCATCCTGAATCTTATGATGCAGCAAAAGGACTTTTGGAAATCATTGGATACAGCATGGAAGATTTAAAAAATGGAGAACTTTCAGGTATAGATAATAGAGTTGATAAAATAGGCATAGATGTTCTTTCAAAGAAGCTTAATGTAGGTGAACCAACTCTAAAAGATATAATAAAAGAGATAAAAAAGCCAGGCAGAGATCCAAGAGAAGAACTTCCTAAACCTATACTTAAGACTGGAATAATAGACATTAATCAATTAAAACCGGGTATGGTGCTTACAGGCACAGTTAGAAATGTAGCAGATTTTGGAGCTTTTGTAGATATTGGAGTTCATCAGGATGGACTTGTTCATATAAGTCAGTTGTCAGATAAATTTGTGAAGCACCCACTTGATGTAGTTCAAGTAGGAGATATAGTTCAGGTAACTGTACTTGAAGTAGACGAGAAGAGAAAGAGAATATCCCTTAGCATGAAATAA
- a CDS encoding ECF transporter S component, whose translation MRSNKLNRLVKISLLGVIGFLLMFIEVAIPVFPSFLQIDISDLPALIGTFALGPGAGIAIELLKNILHGIFDGKTAFIGEFANFAVGSVLVFTAGYLYNRHKTKKTAAISLGAATIAMSVSAAVLNYFILLPLYEKLLNFPISAMVAAAGKVNGSITDINTLILFAIVPFNLLKGVLLTALTLLLYKSVSPVLKQEQSKSRGLAEHNN comes from the coding sequence ATGAGAAGTAATAAATTAAACAGGCTAGTAAAGATATCATTGTTAGGTGTAATTGGATTTTTACTTATGTTCATAGAAGTTGCAATTCCTGTGTTCCCATCATTTTTACAGATTGATATAAGTGATTTACCGGCTTTAATAGGTACTTTTGCACTTGGACCTGGAGCTGGAATTGCCATAGAGCTTTTAAAGAATATACTTCATGGAATATTTGATGGAAAAACAGCATTTATAGGAGAGTTCGCAAATTTTGCAGTGGGTTCAGTTTTAGTATTTACAGCAGGATATTTATATAACAGACATAAAACTAAAAAGACAGCAGCAATTAGCCTTGGGGCAGCAACTATTGCTATGTCAGTATCTGCTGCAGTGTTAAACTACTTTATATTACTTCCACTTTATGAAAAACTACTTAATTTCCCTATAAGTGCAATGGTAGCAGCAGCAGGAAAAGTAAATGGAAGTATAACAGATATAAATACTTTGATATTATTTGCTATTGTACCATTTAATTTATTAAAGGGAGTACTACTTACAGCACTTACACTACTTTTGTATAAGAGTGTATCACCAGTATTGAAACAAGAGCAGAGTAAAAGTAGGGGTTTAGCAGAACATAACAATTAG